GAAAATGTGGCTCCAAGTCCATATATTTGATAAAAATACCTTTCGATCTTCCTTTTGAACTCAAGCTCAAGAGGCTGATCATACATGGCTATATTAGCTGGCAATCACAAATGGCACAGGCAAAGCAGCCTACCATGCTTGGAccagggacactgctgcagctctcctcttGTTGATACAAGAGCTGCTTTATGCATTTCTGCCAAAAATAGACAGCCCTCTACCCAGATACAGCTTCACTACCATTTTTCTTGTGCCCACACCCAGCTGCACAATCTCTACAGCACTTCTACTTCCCCTCCATGAACTCTGAGTGCAAAAGCTGAATACCTGTCGGAAtcttttctttatctcttcatCTGTGGCTTCAGGATCCATCTGCAGCACCTAAAAGAGATCATGAAAGCAGAGCAAGATTGATGCTGCTCTCCATGTTTCAGGTTCCTGTCAGCAAGCTCTAACACTCTCATGAGAAGTGGCTGAAgtcacttggtttgttcagcctgagGAAAGAACTCATTACACCCAAACGTCCTCCCGAGGGGCAGCTCTTCACTTTCATGGCCAGGGACAGGACATGAGGAAACTGCATGAaactgagtcaggggaggttgaAGTTGGAGatcagggcaaggttcttcccccagagggtgctgggcactgcccaggctccccagggaatgggcactgccagagctccagaagCATTTAGacagcactcccagggatgccaAGGTTGGGgctgttggggggtctgggcagggacaggggttggactggatgatcctgtgggtccttccagcccagggtggggttgttggggtgtctgggcagggacaggggttGAACCCAATGATCCTGATGGGTGTCTTTCAACCCAGCacattctatggttctgtaCCACTTGGTTCACGggcactcacacacacacaccagaaAGCTCACCCCACAAGGACATGAATTTTCACCcagtaaaacagaaatatttcacaatcTTTTTGACATTTGTGACACTGCTTTTAGCAGTGCTAGATTCCTCTGGCTATGCCAAGGTCTTGTGTAGACAGCTATGATCCATAAACTGGTATGAGCCTCCAACCAGTCCTGCAGCAATGCTCAGTctgacagaaacaaaaagcatgTGGTGGCTTGGGGACAATGCCAGGCCACTCAGAATGTTGGACAGGAAACAcagttatttataaaaaattattaattttatcattttgaaAAAGACAATAGTTTTACTGTTTGGTTTCTATGAGTGACACCACTTGTTTATTGATCTTTACAGGTGTGGCAGAGTTGAGAAACTCTTTTGTGAGCATTTTACTGAACATAAGATTTACTGAATTCAATTTACTGAACATAAGATTTAAGCAACAAGTGAGCAGATGCTGTTCTGATTCTAAGAATCTGTAAATAAAAACCACTCTCCCACAGGAAAGCTACAGTCTGATCTGAAACAGCTTTCTTAATTTACTCTTTAAGTACTAAGACCTGTACACAACTGAACATTGTCAAAGTGAATCTGCTGACTCATCTAGCTGGCTAGCCCTGAACTGGGACCACAAAAGCACCTGAGGCTTGAAAAAGGCAGTGAAGATGACACCAGGAAGGAACACACCCAGGGAAAGCCAACTCCAGATGAATATGATATTGTTTATTTACTGCCTTCCTCAGGTTTCCTACTTACTAAGACTTTATAACTGACTGCAACTGGAATCAAACCCTATAAAGTGCAAGGGGATTATCCATTACCCAATGGTTCCTCAGAGACTACTCACTGGTGTGACCACTGAGAGACCTTTTCTTACTCTATCCAAGTTCAGTGGGATGAAcacccaaaataaaacacacaacTACAAATGCTGAATTCAGAGAGCTATGACCAGAACCTGCCAAGCTGCCACCTCCTGCTACTACCTTCCTGTTCAGAAAGTACCCAGCCAAATCTTCCAGTGCTATTGTATGAGGGAAATGTGCCAACATACAGTTTGTCCTGCCATCAAACACTGATAAAAACATAAACACCACCCTGCTGTCCTCTGCAAACCTTCTGCACACTAATCTGTACCCagagaaatttcttctttccttatgTTGTCTTTTACTGGAATAAATACTCAGGAATCAGAAAGCTCATTACATCAATTCAGAATGTTCAAACTAACCTCAAAAGGGTTCAAGTTGAAATATGAAGATCCAGGTCGGGTCAGCCGGTCAATTTGGTTTTTTGATGTTAAAACAGAATCTCGTTTTTCAATTTGCTTTACCTGAAGAACAGAGAGACCTGTATCAACTGACCATCACAACACCCTTACCTGTTTATTCATGCTGTTAGTATAAAGTCATCCTTGTCCTGTACTACAATTCATAATGCCTCTTCCTTACCCCAAGCCTGTAGTTATGTTCTCAGGCACTAGCAGCACATATTTTTTAGCATTTCCTACAGCCCAACAGTATTTTCAACATCACATTTTATCTATAAAACGTTCTGCAGAACAGTTCTGTTTGTTCCTTCTATGGCCTTCTCCACagcttccctcctccccatgCACCTCCAGCAGTTCTGTGATTCCTTGGAAACCAGGGCGTTATTACTTTTAACCCGTTGTTGGCAGTGTAGCCCTTTAAACACGTTAAGTGACACTGATGCAAACACACACGCCCGCTTTTAATAACCAGAGATTATTTAGTTCAGTTTTTACCCTTCAGAGTACGACACCGAACCAAACCACGTATTTATATTTAACGTTCACCTTTATTTACACAACCATGCACGCAGCGAACTGGCCGAGCCCCAGGGAGCACGTTCGGGCCGTGCCGGGAGCACCGGGCGGGCGGAGGGAGGGGGCCCAGGCCCTGCCCGGTGACACTTCGCCCACAGCGAGGCCGAGCGGGGCCCGGCGCGCAGGGACCGCGAGCGCGCGGCTCCCGCGGGGCTCAGCCCGGCGCACCGAGTGCCGAACGCGGCTCCCGGCCCCGGCCGgcaccagggctgtgggagggcCGGACCGAGCACCAGCCCACCGGCACCCGCCGCTCGCCCGCCCCCACAGCGGCTCGGCCCGTCCCGCCCGCCGGCGGCCCCCgaccccggcccggcccggctcggctcggcccggcccggctccgcACGGCGCGCAGGTCCCGGGGCGGGCGGTACCTCATTGTAGAAGGTCAGGAACGCGTCCTCGGCCGCGCCcgcgccgggccccgccgccgccatcgCCACAGACACGTGACCGCGCCTTCACCACACGTGACCGCGGCGCGCGCCGCAGCGACTGGCCCCGCCCCCCCGCGGCGCGCGCGGGCCCGGGGCCCCGCCTTGTGACGCCATAGAGGCCGCCCCGCCCCCGGCGGGCTCTGGGGCGGGAGGAGGGCGGGGCCGCGGCTGCGCAGGCGCGGCTGGGCGGGCCCGCCCGGCGGCCCGTCCGGCGCTCCAAGGGCAGGCGGCTATGGCGGCCGTGGCAGCGCtggcggcgcggggcggccTGCGCGGGGCTCTGCTGGCGCAGCAGCAGCGCTGGAGCTCGGGATCGGGCGCCGACCAGGTGGGTGTTCCGACAGTGCCCCTTCTCCCCTCCGGCTGCCCGTCCCTCTGTCCCTTTGCCCCTCCGTCCGTCTGCCCGTCAGTCTGTCCCTTTGTCCCTCCGTCATTCTGTCGCTCTGCCTGTCCGTCTGTCCGCCCGCGCTCACCGCCGTCTCTCCCGCAGCTGGGCGAGCTGGGGAAAGGCGCTGGGaagggcggcggcggcggcggttcCATCCGCGAGGCCGGCGGCGCCTTCGGGAAGAAGCAGGCGGCGGAGGAGGAGCGGTACTTCAGGTGAGCGGGCCCGGGCCTGGGGAGCCGCTCCCCGCGGGCCCGGGgcagggcccggcccggcccggccctccCGCGCCGCTCGGCTGAAGGGCTGCACGTCCTGCCGTCCTCTCTTGCAGGGAAAAGGAGCgggagcagctctctgccctAAGGAAGCACCACGAGGAAGAGATCCACCACCACCAGAAAGAGATTGAGCGTCTGCAGAAAGAAATCGAGCGCCATAAGCATAAGATCAAGGAGCTTAAAGATGACTAAGCTGGTGCTGTTGTTGAATGTGCATGGCCAATACTGATCATGGTGTAAATCAGCGTGAAGACTGTATTTTTTGGTCAACATAATCCAAATCCATACAATTATGGTCTGCAACAACATCAAATAAACTACTCAGTCTCACTTTCTTGCTCAGTAGCTAttcaatgaaaacaaaaccaaccaacctcACTATCTGgttttaaacttcattttcttccaaagtAAAGCTGCACTCTTGAGTAGACAGGCCTGTACATATCTGagctattttttttatatttgtatgaAAGGAATTACCATTTGTGCCTAATGGGATAACTTAAAGCTGCAAGAAGAGTTGGGGGGAAATGGTACCTGTGTACCTGTGTATCCATTCTCAGAGAAGTAACTTTGTTTCAAGTAAACTGTCTTTGTGTCCTAGGGAGTGTTGTCTCCACTGAGCTAgcagatgacaaaaaaaaaaaaaacaaacgaGGTTCACTTGTTGCACTTAGTGTTTAGCACCATAAACTGAGAGAGGAAAATAGTATTCAtaaactgagagagaaaaatagttttcaaagTTATCCTGGTGTCACTTGTGGTGGTTCTAGTTCCTGGAGCGAGACTGCACAGATCCTGACTTCATGTGAATGTTCTTTTCCACAACTGCCCAGTATATtaggttttggtgtttttttttactgtctcaACTTCTCTGTTCCTTATCTAAGTCTCTTTTCAAAGAAGGATGgattaaaactaattttatgCAGTTTCAATcaattttgacattttaatgtAGGAAACTCATCATCAAATACACAGTAAGTGACCTGAAACAATGTGGCCTTACAGCAGTAAGCACTGACAAGAAGGGGACATTCTGTATCAACAGGCAGGTAAGAAAAGAGTTGTTCTGTCATACCTGTCATGTCTGAATCTGCCCAAACAGGCTTCCCATGCAGCACTGGTGAAAGCTGCCTGTGTTACAGCCAGTGAAGGGTGGCAGTGACATTGAACTGGGTGGGTCCCTGCCTGGAACTGCCCTGTCTGAAAGTGCAGGAGGCAAATGATGCCTTTGATGTTGAAATCGGTTTCCAAGGGTGTGACTGGCTGGCTGAAGGTGTCCCAGTTTCTGCTGTGTTCCCTGCTAcacccccagccagctcctcccttTGGGTTGCCCTCACTTGGTGAATACTGCAGGTAGTGGCACATCTTGTCTGCAGAGTAAGTGATACCCCTGTCACTCTGTGTCCTTAAACTTCTTCAAAGAAGATATCACCCATGTGGTCAGCCCTGGAGTGtccttgcctggctgtgctcagatGTGAGAGATGGAGGTGTGGTGAGTTCTGCCAAGGCTGTGCACAGAGCTTCCCTGTGGGCTTTGTTCCTTTAGGCTGGGGCTAATTAATAAATTATGGGCACCTTCCCCACCTCTCTGAACCTGGTGAGAGGAACTGAGTCATGAAAAGCAATATACTATTGGGTTTGGGTTATAActatttaaaaatccatttttttacctttttcagaatgtttttcctATTGTATCTGTCAGCTGGAGTTGGCTTCCCCAGAAGCTGCAGAGTCATTAGTGAGAACTTTGGCACAACAGCTTCAGTGGACTGTGGAGAGCTGACATAAATATTAGCATGACTCTCTATTCAGAAGGGAACAGATGAGGGTTTAAATTCACATCTCTGggttttattctgcattttggTGCGTTAACTGTGCCCTGTAAGCTCAGCCACAGAGCCTCTGCCCAAGCACCTGTAGGGGAGAGGATTTGCTATGAGAAGGGAAGGCAGTGATTTGGACCTTTGTGATCTACTGTGCCCCAGAGAGAGGTCTTACAAACTCTCTGAAGGCCCTCAGGGCTGCAGTGTGCAAGTCAGTGCCTTGCTACACCACAGAGCTTTCTTGGCCACCAGCAAATGACACGAACACTGCAATGACCTGCAGCAAGCAGTTTGGGTTCACTCACCACTTCCAGGGCCTGTGGGTGGAGAGATGCCAGCTACAGACTGTTTGCTGCAGGATTCCAGAGCAGGAATGCTGGGGAGTAAAACAAGATTATACCTCGGACCTGGGTGATAGCTGGGGAGTTAAAAAGGTACAAGATGTCTAGACACCCTTCCAGGATTCCCCCTCAGTCCATACAACCTGGAAGACAGGGCTTAGTTGTCTTTTGGAAAGCTGCAGATTTCTGCCATCTGTTTCCAGGCAATGCTGGTTGAGTGCAACCAAAGCCAAAGCTGATGTCTGAAACTGGTAAGGCTGCAAGGATAGTGCTGAACTCAGCTCACAGGCCATAAAGGGACTAATTGTTCTGGGTTTCCTCAATCACTCTGGGATGGCTGATGGCATGACTTGTCCCCTGCTTTGTCCCACAGGCACAGGGGCACACAAAGGAAGGGATTCTTCTCTGCCAGGACTGGTGCATCTTGGTTATTTGCTAGTTCTTCAGGGCTGGACTGATCCTGTTCACAACACCCTGACTTCTCATAGCCACCTACAGCACAGAAGTTTCACTTGTTGGAGCAGCCTTTATGTCTCAATGAGATGCTTTTATCCTTCCTTAACACCAGATCCTCTGTCTGTACTGTGCTCCTAAAGATCACAGCCCAACACTGCTTGgccactgcaggagcaggaaaaatgcaatttgtTTTCAGCTAAACTGAGCTGGTGATTTTGCTGATTTCCCAAGTTGCTTGGTTTGTGCTGCGTCCTACACAAATGTGATGGAAATTGCTAAGAATCCTTAGCTCAggggtggggaaaaaatgaaaagaaaggaaagtgaGATCCAAGATCTTTAGCAAGCTGGTTTTAGTTCAAGGCACCCAGAGAGCCCAGTCTGGTCTCTTTGGGCCTTTTTGTCACACTCAACCTCCCCACTCCACAGCAGCTAAAGGGAAAGAGGCAAGACAAAGACAAAGCacatgtgtgtgttttcctAAAAATCAAATACACTGGCTGTGTGTGaagcaaaataaacacatgTGCACAGGGTAATAACAGTAGCATGGCCTCTGCAGGCAGAAATTTTCCTGAGTATTTCCCTGATGTAGAGGTGGTGGAACACACTGGGGGTGCTCACAAAGTTCCTTGCTGATAAATAAAGCTTGGAGATTTTTAAGACAGACCTCTCTCTGAAAGCCTGGGATTTAGAAAACAAGCTagagctgcacacagggctCCACAGAACAAGATATTTACTGGAGGTGGGCACATCTGTAACATATTATCCATAATATGCTGCACTAATGATTGGTCAGGATAAGAAGTCTAGAGCATCAGGAAATGTCATATTCCATATGTAAGTTAACAGCTCACCTACAAATTACAGCAGATTCAACTCTGTCATCTTGCTGCTGATGTGCAACACACAGCAATTTCAGTCCAGTGTGGAAGAGAAGTGATAGACTGATGGGAACACCCTGAGCCTCAGCAACCTCTGGCCACTGAACACAGGAAAACGTCAACAGGTTGAGGA
This genomic window from Serinus canaria isolate serCan28SL12 chromosome 23, serCan2020, whole genome shotgun sequence contains:
- the ATP5IF1 gene encoding ATPase inhibitor, mitochondrial; translation: MAAVAALAARGGLRGALLAQQQRWSSGSGADQLGELGKGAGKGGGGGGSIREAGGAFGKKQAAEEERYFREKEREQLSALRKHHEEEIHHHQKEIERLQKEIERHKHKIKELKDD